One Pomacea canaliculata isolate SZHN2017 linkage group LG9, ASM307304v1, whole genome shotgun sequence DNA segment encodes these proteins:
- the LOC112572701 gene encoding uncharacterized protein LOC112572701 produces the protein MAAPVCMEIFKLCVVTAILLMGVAEKPNMQNVAQNKTCGMSSRYKADQESSGSCSDAINGNTDTIFSVHPPNCIHTEEDDRSPFWWVDLGQRFTINTITIYGRQDLIARMKCVNVSLDGNLVQRFTDTSGWTNNKYDITVGRAGQLVNITRDCEIMALL, from the exons ATGGCTGCCCCTGTGTGCATGGAGATTTTCAAGCTCTGTGTCGTTACTGCAATATTGTTGATGGGTGTTGCTGAGAAACCAAACATGC AAAATGttgcacaaaacaaaacatgtggCATGAGTTCTCGGTATAAAGCTGATCAAGAGAGCTCGGGAAGCTGTTCAGATGCCATAAATGGAAACACTGATACAATATTCTCCGTTCATCCCCCTAACTGCATCCACACCGAAGAGGACGATAGGTCACCGTTTTGGTGGGTGGATCTGGGACAAAGGTTCACCATAAACACCATCACGATCTACGGAAGGCAAGACT TAATAGCTAGAATGAAGTGTGTTAACGTTTCACTTGATGGAAACCTCGTTCAAAGATTCACGGATACCAGCGGGTGGACCAACAATAAATATGACATCACAGTGGGTCGTGCTGGGCAGTTGGTCAACATCACCAGAGACTGTGAAATAATGGCCCTACTATAA
- the LOC112572695 gene encoding multiple epidermal growth factor-like domains protein 10 isoform X2: MADCRCVQVFMFCVFTQIFLLCVAQDTHMQNVAKYKPCEISSLYASSNNCSAAINGNTSTYYQYKPPNCVHTTEDDKSPFWWVDLGEEVTISIIMIYGRGNLCDDGWYDDCSKSCGQCDNNMSCDKVNGTCASCQTGFHPPLCQECADGYYETTCSQTLGKCGSNSVCNNSTGTCTSCQTGFNSPLCKAGMSYDNDKETVSVAGPVAGAAVVCAVVFFIIGAIFGW, from the exons ATGGCGGACTGTaggtgtgtgcaggtgtttaTGTTCTGTGTCTTTACACAAATATTCCTTCTGTGTGTTGCCCAGGACACACACATGC AAAACGTGGCGAAGTACAAACCATGTGAAATAAGCTCCCTGTACGCCAGCTCCAACAACTGCTCAGCAGCAATAAATGGAAACACAAGCACGTATTACCAATACAAGCCACCCAACTGTGTCCACACCACGGAGGACGATAAGTCACCTTTCTGGTGGGTGGACCTGGGAGAGGAGGtcaccatcagcatcatcatgATCTACGGACGAGGAAACC tgtgtgacgACGGTTGGTATGACGACTGCAGTAAGAGTTGTGGTCAGTGTGACAACAACATGTCATGTGACAAGGTTAACGGCACCTGTGCATCCTGTCAGACAGGTTTCCACCCTCCTCTCTGTCAAG AATGCGCCGACGGTTATTATGAAACCACTTGCTCACAGACCTTAGGAAAGTGTGGCAGTAATTCTGTCTGTAACAATTCGACAGGCACGTGTACATCATGTCAAACAGGATTCAACTCTCCGCTGTGTAAAG CGGGGATGTcatatgacaatgacaaagagaCTGTCAGTGTGGCAGGCCCTGTGGCCGGTGCTGCTGTCGTTTGTGCTGtcgtcttttttattattggcGCCATCTTTGGCTGGTAA
- the LOC112572695 gene encoding uncharacterized protein LOC112572695 isoform X1 — translation MMAGRVRVAIYSLCLFTEILILCVGRNIHMTNIALNKRCDISSRYVSSGNCSAAINGNTNTIFNMNSNPPNCIHTAVNDLSPFWWVDLGQEVAISVITIYGRNEYIHRMTCVNVSVDGNVVKRFPDSNEWSNDKYSITVFRRGQVVNITKDCDLEETMNICEVQVWVCDDGWYDDCSKSCGQCDNNMSCDKVNGTCASCQTGFHPPLCQECADGYYETTCSQTLGKCGSNSVCNNSTGTCTSCQTGFNSPLCKAGMSYDNDKETVSVAGPVAGAAVVCAVVFFIIGAIFGW, via the exons ATGATGGCGGGCCGTGTCCGTGTGGCGATTTACagtctgtgtttgtttacagaaataCTGATTTTGTGTGTTGGTCGGAACATACACATGA CAAACATTGCACTGAACAAGAGATGTGACATCAGCTCTCGGTATGTAAGCTCAGGCAATTGCTCGGCTGCAATAAATGGAAACACAAACACCATCTTTAACATGAATAGTAATCCACCCAACTGCATCCACACTGCGGTAAACGACCTTTCACCCTTCTGGTGGGTGGATCTGGGACAGGAGGTCGCCATCAGTGTCATCACCATCTATGGGCGGAATGAAT ATATACACAGAATGACTTGCGTTAACGTTTCAGTTGATGGAAACGTCGTCAAAAGATTCCCCGATAGTAACGAGTGGAGCAACGATAAATATAGTATCACAGTTTTTCGTAGAGGACAAGTAGTCAACATCACCAAAGACTGTGACCTTGAGGAAACGATGAACATTTGTGAGGTACAGGTGTGGG tgtgtgacgACGGTTGGTATGACGACTGCAGTAAGAGTTGTGGTCAGTGTGACAACAACATGTCATGTGACAAGGTTAACGGCACCTGTGCATCCTGTCAGACAGGTTTCCACCCTCCTCTCTGTCAAG AATGCGCCGACGGTTATTATGAAACCACTTGCTCACAGACCTTAGGAAAGTGTGGCAGTAATTCTGTCTGTAACAATTCGACAGGCACGTGTACATCATGTCAAACAGGATTCAACTCTCCGCTGTGTAAAG CGGGGATGTcatatgacaatgacaaagagaCTGTCAGTGTGGCAGGCCCTGTGGCCGGTGCTGCTGTCGTTTGTGCTGtcgtcttttttattattggcGCCATCTTTGGCTGGTAA
- the LOC112572676 gene encoding receptor-type tyrosine-protein phosphatase kappa-like, whose product MEFAEFRKDMQYPHEVGLQPENLNKNRFKALCAYDHSRVVLRRPKGDLDTDYINASYIKGCQRDKAYIATQGPRSHTVDDLWWMVWQENATQIIMLTNLKDGGKDKCEEYWPSVGTTKTYGHVTVTAFKTDTRADFVVRYFVLESKQGGDQRTVSQYHYLVWPDHGVPSTYSLVSFWRYVKARAQGAIPVVHCSAGVGRTGTYIGLDIASELRSRNSHVAVKEIVSRLREDRTLMVQTEEQYKFLHEVILEEHTSRDTRMTFDQFDLVFADKIDEHNYRIDKEFQVLKQMAMFVPKPRHTVAESKENVIKNRNTESLPDDSRLLYLMDRVPGRNQYINAIDMSSFRKRRGLIMTQLPMPDTVVDMWRLVDGLDINTIVSLGHRDQSKRVKNYCSYWPEAKEDELNTGQHAVNLTSTSALGDHITCFNLSLATQTSTPREVRVLYYDDWADVVPGSISDILQLIDILESWDVEEDASPVVVQCIDGVARSGMFCALYEIIHRAMHDQEIDVYLSVRHVQSVRQQAITTEEQYRYCYQAAQEYKQQNSVYQNT is encoded by the exons ATGGAGTTTGcg gaatttcGCAAAGACATGCAATATCCACATGAGGTTGGTCTACAACCAGAGAATTTAAACAAGAATCGCTTCAAGGCCCTTTGTGCTT ATGACCATTCTCGAGTTGTTCTTCGTCGACCCAAGGGAGACCTCGACACAGATTATATCAACGCAAGTTACATTAAG GGATGCCAAAGGGACAAAGCATACATCGCTACACAAG GTCCGCGGTCCCACACGGTAGATGACCTGTGGTGGATGGTGTGGCAGGAGAACGCTACTCAGATCATCATGCTGACCAACCTCAAGGACGgcggaaaa GACAAGTGTGAAGAGTACTGGCCGTCTGTCGGCACCACAAAGAcgtatggtcacgtgacagtgacagcTTTTAAAACAGACACCAGGGCAGACTTCGTCGTCCGCTACTTTGTGCTGGAGTCCAAACAG GGCGGTGACCAGCGGACGGTATCTCAGTATCACTACCTGGTGTGGCCTGACCACGGGGTGCCGTCCACCTACTCGCTGGTCAGCTTCTGGCGCTACGTCAAGGCACGTGCACAGGGGGCCATACCTGTCGTACACTGCAG CGCTGGAGTCGGACGAACCGGCACGTACATCGGCCTGGACATTGCTTCCGAGCTAAGATCACGTAACTCTCACGTAGCCGTCAAGGAGATCGTCAGCAGACTACGTGAAGACCGAACACTCATGGTCCAGACTGAA GAACAGTACAAGTTCCTTCATGAAGTCATCCTAGAGGAACATACCAGCCGTGACACCAGAATGACCTTTGACCAGTTCGACCTAGTGTTTGCCGACAAAATCGATGAACATAATTACCGCATCGATAAGGAATTTCAG GTCTTGAAACAAATGGCAATGTTTGTTCCCAAACCAAGACACACAGTTGCTGAATCAAAAGAGAATGTAATTAAAAACAGGAATACAGAGTCACTGCCAG ACGACAGCCGTCTGTTGTACCTCATGGACCGCGTGCCTGGGAGAAATCAGTACATCAACGCCATCGACATGTCG TCGTTCAGGAAGAGACGAGGGCTGATTATGACTCAGCTGCCGATGCCGGACACCGTGGTGGACATGTGGCGTCTGGTTGACGGATTGGACATCAACACCATTGTTTCTCTCGGACACAGAGACCAGAGCAAAAGGGTGAAG AATTATTGCAGTTACTGGCCTGAAGCTAAAGAGGACGAGCTGAATACTGGACAACATGCCGTCAACCTAACGTCCACGTCTGCACTTGGAGATCATATCACCTGCTTTAACCTCTCCCTTGCCACTCAG ACATCCACCCCCAGAGAGGTCCGTGTTCTGTACTATGATGACTGGGCAGACGTCGTCCCAGGAAGCATCTCGGACATCCTTCAACTGATAGACATTCTTGAATCATGGGATGTTGAAGAGGATGCCTCACCTGTAGTAGTGCAGTGCAT TGACGGGGTGGCGAGGAGCGGGATGTTCTGTGCTCTGTATGAGATCATTCACCGAGCCATGCATGACCAGGAGATAGATGTCTACCTGTCTGTGCGACATGTACAAAGTGTCAGACAACAGGCCATCACTACAGAG GAGCAGTACCGTTACTGCTACCAGGCAGCTCAAGAATACAAGCAACAAAATAGTGTTTATCAAAACACGTGA